Proteins encoded in a region of the Neoarius graeffei isolate fNeoGra1 chromosome 3, fNeoGra1.pri, whole genome shotgun sequence genome:
- the dctn6 gene encoding dynactin subunit 6, producing the protein MADPKQNQKSVKIAAGAVVCVESEIRGDVTIGPRTVIHPKARIIADAGPIIIGEGNLIEEQALIINGYPENIMPDAEGYEPKPMTIGTNNVFEVGCVSQAMKIGDNNVIESKADVGRNVILTSGCIIGACCRLNTCEEIPENTVIYSSNCMRRVQTERPQPQTLQLDFLMKILPNYHHLKKTQKVNPTPART; encoded by the exons ATGGCGGACCCCAAACAAAATCAGAAAAG TGTTAAAATAGCTGCTGGTGCAGTGGTGTGTGTGGAGAGTGAAATCAGAGGCGATGTCACCATCG GGCCGAGGACGGTGATCCACCCAAAAGCCCGGATCATTGCAGACGCTGGTCCCATCATCATAGGAGAAGGCAACTTGATTGAAGAGCAAGCTCTCATTATTAACGG TTATCCTGAAAACATCATGCCTGATGCAGAGGGATACGAACCGAAGCCCATGACGATAGGCACCAATAATGTTTTCGAAGTTGGCTGTG TTTCCCAGGCCATGAAAATTGGGGACAACAATGTCATTGAGTCTAAAG CTGACGTGGGCCGTAATGTGATCCTGACGAGCGGCTGCATCATTGGTGCGTGCTGTCGGCTCAACACGTGTGAGGAGATTCCAGAGAACACGGTCATCTACAGCTCCAACTGCATGAGGAGGGTACAGACCGAGAgaccacag CCCCAGACTCTGCAGCTCGACTTCCTGATGAAGATTTTACCCAACTATCACCATCTGAAGAAGACGCAGAAGGTTAACCCGACTCCTGCACGGACCTGA